A genomic stretch from Onychomys torridus unplaced genomic scaffold, mOncTor1.1, whole genome shotgun sequence includes:
- the LOC118575435 gene encoding zinc finger CCHC domain-containing protein 3-like, with product MATGGSAEEDVQRGQLQLLLPPQPMDQAKEAQGAGEKMGWAQVVKNLAEKKHDFREQWRGEERGRGAGGRLGSPAGLATPNRGVFPPAGRGHLPPAGRGHFPAAGHGQLPPGRGHFPPAGRGDPRVFSRDPGGYAADACRMEGAGARDASQRKMAEVAAAAAMASPPRPVAIKDAITKRPLQDEPPASRPGKGRFLVRIGFQGEESACPTRDFVVGALILRSLGMDPGDICAVIQIPGSRQFDVSFRSADKQALFLRVYEEKREKDDCWENFVVLGQSRSSLKTLFILFRNETVDVEDIVTWLKRHCDVLALPMKVTDRFGIWTGEYKCEIELRQGEGGVRHLPGSFFLGTERGYSWYKGQPKTCFKCGSRTHMSGTCTQDRCYRCGEEGHKSPYCRKIILCNLCGKGGHMFAQCPKAAHNSMRFCLPG from the coding sequence ATGGCGACAGGTGGCAGCGCAGAGGAGGATGTACAGCGGGGACAGCTGCAGCTCCTGCTTCCCCCGCAGCCTATGGACCAGGCTAAGGAAGCCCAGGGTGCAGGCGAGAAGATGGGCTGGGCACAGGTGGTGAAGAACCTGGCTGAGAAGAAGCACGACTTCCGTGAGCAGTGGCgcggagaagaaaggggaagaggtgCCGGTGGCAGGCTGGGCAGCCCGGCAGGCCTGGCCACACCGAACCGCGGCGTCTTCCCACCTGCAGGCCGCGGTCACCTCCCACCTGCCGGCCGTGGACACTTCCCAGCTGCCGGCCATGGTCAACTCCCACCTGGCCGCGGTCACTTCCCGCCTGCCGGCCGCGGGGACCCAAGggtcttcagcagagaccctggTGGCTATGCAGCAGATGCTTGCAGGATGGAGGGAGCCGGAGCCAGAGATGCCAGTCAAAGGAAGATGGCCGaggtggcagcggcagcggccATGGCGTCCCCTCCCAGGCCTGTTGCAATCAAAGATGCAATTACAAAGCGACCACTCCAGGAtgagcctccagcctccaggccGGGTAAGGGCCGCTTCCTTGTGCGCATAGGTTTCCAGGGAGAAGAAAGTGCCTGTCCGACCCGCGATTTCGTGGTGGGCGCGCTCATCCTGCGCTCCCTTGGCATGGACCCTGGGGACATCTGTGCTGTCATCCAGATCCCTGGCAGCCGCCAGTTCGATGTGAGCTTCAGATCTGCAGACAAGCAAGCCCTGTTTCTCCGCGTCTATGAGGAAAAGCGGGAGAAGGACGACTGCTGGGAGAACTTTGTGGTGTTGGGACAGAGCAGGTCCAGCTTGAAGACCCTCTTCATCCTCTTCCGGAATGAGACCGTGGATGTGGAGGATATCGTGACCTGGCTCAAGCGCCACTGTGATGTGCTGGCCTTGCCAATGAAAGTGACTGACAGGTTTGGGATCTGGACTGGGGAGTACAAGTGTGAGATTGAGCTGCGccagggggagggaggagtgagGCACCTGCCTGGCTCCTTCTTCTTGGGAACAGAGAGGGGCTACAGTTGGTACAAGGGGCAGCCCAAGACGTGCTTTAAATGTGGTTCCCGGACCCACATGAGCGGCACCTGCACGCAGGACAGGTGTTACAGGTGTGGGGAAGAGGGGCACAAGAGTCCTTACTGCAGGAAGATCATCCTGTGCAACCTCTGTGGCAAGGGAGGACACATGTTTGCCCAGTGTCCCAAAGCAGCTCACAATTCCATGCGCTTCTGCCTGCCAGGGTGA